A genomic stretch from Scheffersomyces stipitis CBS 6054 chromosome 6, complete sequence includes:
- the SYN3 gene encoding Asparaginyl-tRNA synthetase, cytoplasmic (Asparagine--tRNA ligase) (AsnRS) (Asparaginyl-tRNA synthetase, cytoplasmic (Asparagine--tRNA ligase) (AsnRS) (SYNC)~go_component cytoplasm~go_function tRNA ligase activity; ATP binding; nucleic acid binding~go_process tRNA aminoacylation for protein translation) — protein MSKVYVNEKAGTDDSAAGFGTEEKPFLTPAYASYSSPEATIYLYKQVEESEEFAYVEISASALKKAKKGADGIKKKLEKQAKAAEEQAKKAEEQAKKLAELDLIKIVEDEKLPAAKKIKLRAIQENLETRVAVQGWVHRLRLQKGVAFITLRDGTGFIQAVLSGDLAKARQTQELTIESTVVIKGVISKLPEGKSAPGGVELKADYYEVVGLAPSGDESFTNKAPENSDPSLLLDQRHLTLRGETLSAVMKVRASLLRAIRRFFAEEGLLEVTPPCMVQTQVEGGSTLFKMDYYGEEAYLTQSSQLYLETCLPALGDVYCVQESFRAEKSHTRRHLSEYTHIESELAFIEFDDLLSHLERLITKTVQYVLEDEVAGPLIKQLNPDFQPPKTPFLRMEYIHALEWLNEHGIPNEEGEKFKFGDDIAEAAERKMTDTIGTPILLIRFPVEIKSFYMQKCKDDPRVTESVDVLMPNVGEITGGSMRTYDYDELIAAIKREKLDLDSYYWFTDQRKYGTCPHGGYGLGTERILAWLCDRFTVRDCSLYPRFTGRCKP, from the coding sequence ATGTCCAAAGTATATGTTAACGAAAAAGCCGGTACGGACGACTCAGCTGCTGGGTTCGGTACCGAAGAAAAGCCATTTCTCACGCCTGCCTATGCTTCCTACTCCCTGCCAGAAGCCACCATCTACCTCTACAAGCAGGTAGAAGAGTCCGAAGAGTTCGCCTATGTCGAGATTTCTGCCTCTGCTTTAAAAAAGGCCAAGAAAGGTGCTGACggaatcaagaagaagttggaaaaacAGGCCAAAGCAGCCGAAGAACAAGCTAAAAAAGCCGAGGAACAAGCTAAGAAGCTTGCTGAATTGGACTTGATCAAAATCgttgaagacgaaaagTTGCCAGCTGCtaagaaaatcaaattgAGAGCCATCCAAGAGAACTTGGAAACAAGAGTTGCCGTCCAAGGTTGGGTTCACCGTTTGAGATTGCAAAAGGGTGTAGCTTTCATAACCTTAAGAGACGGTACTGGCTTCATCCAGGCTGTCTTGTCAGGTGACTTGGCCAAAGCCCGTCAGACTCAGGAATTGACCATTGAGTCCACTGTAGTTATCAAGGGAGTTATTTCCAAGTTGCCTGAGGGCAAGTCTGCACCTGGTGGTGTAGAATTGAAGGCCGATTACTATGAGGTTGTAGGCTTAGCTCCTTCTGGAGACGAATCCTTTACCAACAAAGCTCCGGAAAACTCCGATCCTTCATTATTGTTGGACCAGCGTCATTTAACGTTGAGAGGTGAGACTTTATCAGCTGTAATGAAAGTCAGAGCTTCCTTGTTGAGGGCTATCAGACGTTTTTTCGCTGAGGAAGGTTTGTTGGAAGTAACTCCTCCTTGTATGGTTCAAACCCAAGTAGAAGGTGGATCTactttgttcaagatggaCTACTATGGCGAGGAAGCATACTTGACCCAGTCATCGCAATTGTATTTGGAAACATGCTTGCCAGCTCTTGGTGACGTATACTGTGTCCAAGAATCTTTCCGTGCCGAAAAGTCCCATACCAGAAGACATCTTTCTGAGTACACCCATATTGAGTCTGAGCTTGCTTTCATAGAATTTGACGACTTGTTGTCACATTTGGAACGTCTCATCACCAAAACAGTACAATACgtacttgaagatgaagttgcTGGTCCTTTGATCAAGCAGTTGAACCCAGACTTCCAACCTCCAAAGACGCCTTTCTTGAGAATGGAATATATCCATGCTTTAGAATGGTTGAACGAACACGGCATTCCAAacgaagaaggtgaaaagttcaagtttGGTGACGATATCgctgaagctgctgaaCGTAAGATGACTGACACCATCGGAACACCCATCTTGTTGATCCGTTTCCCTGTTGAAATCAAGTCGTTCTACATGCAAAAATGCAAAGACGATCCAAGAGTCACCGAGTCTGTTGATGTATTAATGCCAAACGTCGGTGAAATCACTGGTGGTTCTATGAGAACTTACGACTACGACGAATTGATTGCTGCTATCAAGAGAGAAAAGTTGGACTTAGACTCCTACTACTGGTTCACTGACCAGAGAAAGTACGGTACCTGTCCTCATGGTGGTTATGGATTGGGAACTGAAAGAATTTTAGCTTGGTTGTGTGATAGATTCACAGTTAGAGACTGTTCCTTGTATCCTAGATTCACCGGTAGATGTAAGCCATGA
- a CDS encoding predicted protein, giving the protein MALVWRSDHEKDTPAISMLDLYKDPGTPAKVGLVRPAYFIYVCYMLNLNYTLPPSGSSNNALSHAASMRSQKAQDSEAPNATKYDSTNEIASSSFQENGNDDLNSNAKRNSLGNDIIANENRSPKSTNSYSTTSPPRTSHRRSNSLLHTPADSSFYPVSGEHSSRKGSIPTPPDSPMSPYTLGSSFKPSLMSTSGQTQGTAPTIDLDQVTHASATFQRRLSQGSSPLLQTIPNDSISAYTYNYRPVKGSSLKKDRSSTNSSADNSSQIEEYSNISPSSSDSYTLSNSSTFNSVASSTTSSATFGMGTDLGGNRNGNSDRLFSHSCRAQPNFPFYYCPRRGSYSKKSPATDAVPTYTQGWDIIPPSAGGNDISPKCSTTDEPNSVRRYKSLGPSWSGKRNADSKKSAHRITEYSDDTPNQSENESDNEEKALLQKKVLEDPNLFPETSKSLLAKFCPNDLGDANPKCPKKASKLGRTLSKLKGRSGNIDTNTKVQKATGDLKS; this is encoded by the exons ATGGCTTTAGTCTGGAGATCAGATCATGAAAAAGACACTCCGGCCATCTCGATGCTAGATTTATATAAAGATCCGGGAACCCCAGCAAAAGTTGGCCTCGTTAGACCTGCCTATTTTATATACGTTTGTT ACATGCTCAACCTCAACTATACTCTCCCTCCATCTGGTTCGAGCAATAATGCGCTTTCCCACGCAGCTCTGATGCGCTCGCAGAAAGCGCAAGATAGCGAAGCCCCAAATGCCACCAAATACGATAGTACCAATGAAATAGCAAGCTCTAGCTTCCAAGAAAATGGCAACGACGATCTCAATAGCAATGCCAAACGCAACAGTCTTGGAAATGACATCATTGCCAATGAAAACAGAAGTCCCAAGTCTACCAACTCTTACTCCACCACATCTCCTCCCCGGACTTCACATAGAAGAtccaattctcttctccaCACTCCAGCGGACTCTAGCTTCTATCCAGTCTCTGGAGAACACTCTTCACGCAAGGGTTCTATCCCCACCCCTCCGGACCTGCCTATGTCTCCTTACACGCTTGGTTCGTCGTTCAAGCCTCTGTTGATGCTGACTCTGGGCCAGACCCAAGGGACTGCGCCTACTATAGATCTTGACCAGGTAACACATGCCTCAGCTACATTCCAGCGCCGCTTGAGCCAGGGCTCATCTCCCTTATTACAGACCATTCCCAACGACCTGATATCGGCATACACATACAACTACCGCCCTGTCAAGGGTAGTTCGCTCAAAAAGGATCGTTCCTCCACGAACAGTTCCGCAGACAATTCTTCGCAAATAGAAGAATATTCAAACATCAGCCCTTCTAGCTCCGACAGCTACACATTATCCAACAGTTCTACATTCAACAGTGtggcttcttctactaCCAGCTCCGCTACTTTTGGTATGGGAACTGATTTAGGTGGAAACAGAAACGGAAATAGCGATCGTCTTTTCAGCCATTCATGTCGAGCACAACCAAATTTTCCATTCTACTACTGTCCCAGAAGAGGCTCTTACTCAAAAAAGTCGCCAGCCACAGATGCTGTGCCTACATATACCCAGGGATGGGATATCATACCCCCACTGGCTGGGGGAAACGATATCAGTCCCAAATGTTCTACGACCGACGAACCTAACTCGGTGAGACGCTACAAGTCGTTGGGTCCAAGTTGGCTGGGGAAAAGGAACGCCGACTCTAAGAAGCTGGCGCATAGAATTACCGAGTATCTGGACGATACACCCAACCAGCTGGAAAATGAGTCagacaatgaagaaaaggcattattgcagaagaaagtaCTCGAGGATCCAAACTTGTTTCCTGAGACTTCCAAGTCACTCCTAGCTAAGTTTTGCCCCAATGATTTGGGTGATGCCAACCCCAAGTGTCCCAAGAAAGCCAGCAAGTTGGGAAGGACGTTGCTGAAACTCAAGGGTAGAAGCGGCAATATTGACACCAATACCAAGGTCCAGAAAGCAACAGGAGACTTGAAAAGTTAG
- the ARG4 gene encoding argininosuccinate lyase (go_function catalytic activity), translating into MAQKPTENRLWGGRFTGKSDPLMDLYNASLPYDKIMYEADLTGTKVYTQGLNKLGLINDEELAEIHRGLEEIKKEWASDSFVEKPGDEDIHTANERRLGEIIGKHIAGKVHTGRSRNDQVATDMRIYVRENLTKLLELVANFVTTILKRAEQEIDVLMPGYTHLQRAQPIRWSHWLSMYATYFTEDYKRLKQILERVNQSPLGSGALAGHPYGIDREFLAEGLGFEAPIGNSLAAVSDRDFVVETLFWSTLFMNHISRFSEDLIIYSTAEFGFVQLADAYSTGSSLMPQKKNPDSLELLRGKSGRVYGSLSGFLMSIKSIPSTYNKDMQEDKEPLFDALTTVEHSVLIATGVISTLAINKEKMEGALTMDMLATDLADYLVRKGVPFRETHHISGECVKTAEDLKVSGIDKLTLEQFQKIDARFGEDVKDVFDFEVSVERRDATGGTAKSAVLKQLANLASKLQ; encoded by the coding sequence ATGGCCCAAAAACCAACTGAAAACAGATTGTGGGGAGGTAGATTTACTGGTAAGTCCGATCCCTTGATGGACTTGTACAATGCTTCCTTGCCTTATGATAAGATAATGTATGAAGCCGATTTGACTGGTACCAAGGTTTACACCCAGGGCTTAAATAAGCTTGGTTTGATCAACGATGAAGAGCTCGCTGAGATCCATCGCGGTTTGGAAgagatcaagaaagaatggGCTTCCGACTCCTTTGTTGAAAAGCCAGGAGATGAAGACATACATACTGCTAACGAAAGAAGATTGGGAGAAATAATAGGTAAACATATTGCTGGAAAGGTCCATACTGGTAGGTCTAGAAACGACCAGGTGGCTACAGACATGAGAATCTACGTCCGTGAgaacttgaccaagttgttggaactTGTAGCCAACTTTGTCACcaccatcttgaagagagcTGAACAGGAAATCGATGTCTTGATGCCAGGTTACACTCACTTGCAGAGAGCTCAGCCTATCAGATGGTCTCATTGGTTATCCATGTATGCCACCTACTTCACCGAGGACtacaagagattgaaaCAGATCTTGGAAAGAGTCAACCAATCTCCTCTAGGATCTGGTGCCTTGGCTGGTCATCCATATGGTATCGACAGAGAGTTCTTAGCTGAAGGTTTGGGCTTTGAAGCCCCTATTGGTAACTCTTTGGCAGCTGTTTCTGATCGTGACTTTGTTGTCGAAACCTTGTTCTGGTCCACTTTGTTTATGAACCATATCTCTCGTTTTTCGGAGGATTTGATCATCTACTCTACGGCTGAGTTTGGCTTCGTTCAATTGGCCGATGCCTATTCTACCGGTTCATCTTTGATGCCTCAGAAGAAAAACCCAGACTCCTTGGAATTGTTAAGAGGAAAGTCTGGTCGTGTCTACGGTTCCTTGTCTGGTTTCTTGATGTCTATCAAATCTATTCCATCTACCTATAACAAGGATATgcaagaagacaaagagCCATTATTCGATGCTCTCACTACTGTTGAGCACTCTGTATTGATTGCTACCGGTGTCATCTCCACCTTGGCCAtcaataaagaaaagatggAAGGTGCCTTGACCATGGATATGTTGGCTACCGACTTAGCTGACTACTTGGTCAGAAAAGGTGTTCCATTCAGAGAAACCCATCACATCTCTGGTGAATGTGTCAAGACCGCTGAAGACCTCAAGGTTTCTGGTATTGACAAGTTGACGTTGGAACAGTTCCAAAAAATCGATGCCAGATTTGGTGAAGACGTCAAAGATGTATTTGACTTCGAAGTCAgtgttgaaagaagagatgCCACTGGTGGTACTGCCAAGTCTGCTGTTCTCAAGCAGTTGGCCAATTTAGCCAGCAAATTACAATAG
- a CDS encoding predicted protein: MSAHQGEPNTSESRINLWNSAPNSVSTSSSQPQTQHSLFAAISTSVSRSSYPVAISNVHTQLKQIGPIETLPVDRINSRLGQLAEMYQILVELVKNDPGSYFSEIKKQDATTCFDAITPLIKLTLLASNMNLAILPTYLQILAKLLWFHLIYAAPGIIVSMKGSYNSFAAICSKFSPKQRSPPGFVYWLATSRNTCEEFQPDQITTEALLLAVNEMFAKARESADVLDALLDKQSLSEQEDATLSNSCINTVESLGHGGVSELLAMYISLVPNFLVKLNSKITSTATSSINKKCYSKIVSLVTTNIFPLYPSIFESNSAVFSKFVVNKHLFKFLPSTEGYLVNSHELIIELLDHGVNISYLEENDISSYLLLSLMNLENLKHKKQILFSSFNHLSPKTSLATSILYLNFLCSINLASYFEELTFPEVVYSQFESFALPPLPKSNYLVEEFRNTDEFELDFSLFKPMENFNHLVACLCSCLNIISFIIEDEIRSIEYANKTSSLPSNEKMVFKFVEFLFCSLLISLSLIHNFDLKGCNEIVKQQVVDILDTLLNVKLDCLESSMVWVSLINFANDVCYADLTFVSVFQGLFKDLSEKNTEISEHPLVRSGLEFFSTTFICPENSTDSSNEGSDATIELSLQELNIMCGLSVYSNFDKTEKNSSIVGLNEQQKRSTGSTYSTNNSRQQSVHVDQYGMT; encoded by the coding sequence ATGTCTGCTCATCAAGGCGAGCCTAATACCTCTGAGTCCAGAATCAATCTCTGGAACTCGGCTCCAAATTCAGTCtcgacttcatcttcacaACCTCAGACCCAACATTCtcttttcgcagccatttccaCATCTGTTTCACGTTCATCTTACCCAGTGGCTATATCCAATGTCCACACCCAGTTGAAACAAATTGGCCCCATTGAAACGCTTCCAGTCGATAGAATCAATTCCCGTCTTGGTCAACTAGCTGAAATGTACCAaatacttgttgaacttgtcaaaAATGATCCTGGTTCCTACTTTCTGGAAATCAAAAAACAAGATGCCACGACCTGTTTTGATGCGATTACACCTTTGATCAAACTCACCTTATTGGCATCCAACATGAACTTGGCAATTCTTCCCACGTATCTCCAGATTCTTGCTAAGCTTCTCTGGTTTCATTTGATCTATGCTGCTCCTGGTATCATCGTCCTGATGAAGGGATCGTACAATCTGTTCGCAGccatttgttcaaaattttcaccaaAACAGCGTTCACCTCCTGGTTTTGTCTATTGGCTTGCAACGTCCCGCAACACATGTGAGGAATTTCAGCCAGATCAAATAACCACGGAAGCTCTTCTCTTGGCAGTAAATGAAATGTTCGCCAAGGCTAGAGAATCGGCAGATGTTCTTGACGCTCTACTAGATAAGCAAAGTCTATCCGAGCAAGAAGATGCCACATTAAGTAATAGTTGCATTAACACTGTCGAATCTCTTGGCCATGGTGGAGTATCGGAGTTGTTAGCAATGTATATTTCTCTTGTTCCCAACTTTCTTGTTAAATTAAACCTGAAAATTACCTCCACTGCAACTAGTTCCATAAACAAGAAATGTTACCTGAAGATAGTTTCCCTTGTCACTACCAATATCTTTCCCTTGTATCCACTGATATTTGAGTCGAATTCTGCAGTCTTCTCCAAATTTGTAGTCAACAAGCAccttttcaagtttcttcCATCTACTGAAGGATATCTCGTTAATTCTCACGAATTGATTATTGAACTCCTAGATCATGGAGTCAACATCAGCTACTTAGAAGAGAACGACATTCTGtcttatcttcttctttctcttatgaacttggaaaatttAAAGCATAAAAAACAAATTTTGTTTTCGTCTTTCAATCATCTTAGTCCAAAGACTTCTCTTGCTACATCtatcttgtacttgaatTTCTTGTGTTCCATCAACTTAGCCAGTTACTTTGAGGAGTTGACTTTTCCTGAAGTTGTTTACTCTCAGTTTGAGAGCTTTGCATTGCCTCCATTGCCCAAGTCAAACTACCtagttgaagaatttcgCAACACCGACGAGTTTGAGCTAGAtttttctttattcaaGCCTATGGAAAACTTCAACCACTTAGTTGCGTGTTTGTGTTCTTGCCTCAACATTATCTCTTTcattattgaagatgaaataaGATCAATTGAATATGCAAACAAGACGTCGTCTCTACCTCTGAATGAAAAGATggtcttcaagtttgttgagtttcttttctgttcACTTCTtatttcactttctttaATTCATAACTTTGACCTCAAAGGTTGCAACGAAATCGTGAAACAGCAAGTTGTCGACATCCTTGATACACTACTAAATGTTAAATTGGACTGCTTGGAGAGCTCTATGGTGTGGGTGtccttgatcaattttGCCAATGATGTGTGTTATGCTGATCTTACATTTGTCTCGGTATTTCAAGGATTATTCAAGGACTTAAGTGAGAAGAACACAGAAATCTCGGAACACCCCTTGGTCAGAAGTGGATTGGAATTCTTCAGTACTACATTTATTTGTCCTGAAAACAGCACCGATTCACTGAATGAAGGATCTGATGCCACTATCGAATTATCTTTACAAGAACTTAATATCATGTGCGGGTTGTCTGTCTATTCCAATTTTGATAAGACAGAGAAAAACTCGAGTATTGTTGGCCTCA
- a CDS encoding predicted protein (go_function pepsin A activity~go_process proteolysis and peptidolysis), with protein sequence MKYINSLLFLSYPLFVIAGNGGFIKVPFDVKKGAGVRTSPIINKEQMKDVQDTVDVDLTSRATFYSVNLNIGSNGDSVEVLLDTGSSDLWVVGADNEDCQVNGGPNDCNQYGTFDEQNSTSWTTNQQVFSIKYADNTTAQGYYGQDKIDFGDGMVLSTGTFAVANQSNDTFGVFGIGFEANEATANKYTNIPSSLKTEGLINKVAYSLYINSENATTGSILFGGIDNAKYQDDLVPINIVQNNGEYSKMQIHLSSIKVCLNNSCSDVANSPSNSLSSSSSVSSSSLSFSSDEDGVVDTANAPFMIDSGSTYCDFPSQIITSIADQAAPGYQYSQALGGNEVPCSLKDDGNSLQLTFDNKKMIEVPFKDLILDKTNPSTGAPACILKLGYSDYSVLGLDFLKHAYTVFNLDDKTISLAQMIYTQDENISAIE encoded by the exons ATGAAGTACATCAACAGTTTACTCTTTCTCTCATATCCATTATTTGTCATTGCAGGTAATGGTGGTTTCATTAAAGTACCCTTTGACGTTAAGAAAGGAGCTGGTGTTCGTACTTCACCCATTATTAacaaagaacaa ATGAAAGACGTTCAGGACACTGTCGATGTGGACTTGACCCTGAGAGCCACATTCTATTCGGTTAACCTCAATATTGGAAGTAATGGTGACAGTGTTGAGGTATTGCTAGACACAGGGTCTTCCGATCTTTGGGTTGTTGGTGCAGACAATGAAGATTGCCAAGTCAATGGTGGACCCAACGACTGTAACCAATATGGAACTTTTGATGAACAGAACTCGACCTCGTGGACGACCAATCAACAGGTTTTTTCTATTAAATACGCAGATAACACCACTGCCCAAGGCTACTATGGTCAGGACAAGATCGACTTTGGCGATGGAATGGTGTTGAGCACAGGAACTTTTGCCGTAGCAAACCAAAGCAATGACACTTTCGGTGTTTTCGGCATTGGCTTCGAGGCAAATGAAGCAACTGCCAACAAATACACCAATATCCCTTCTTCACTCAAAACGGAGGGCCTCATAAATAAGGTTGCATATTCTCTCTATATCAACTCTGAGAATGCTACCACTGGTTCAATTTTGTTTGGAGGAATCGACAATGCCAAGTATCAAGATGACTTGGTTCCAATTAATATTGTGCAAAATAACGGTGAATACTCAAAAATGCAAATACATTTGTCATCTATTAAGGTCTGCCTCAACAATTCCTGTTCTGATGTTGCAAACTCCCCGCTGAATagtttgtcttcttcatcttccgtttcatcgtcttctttgtctttctcATCTGATG AAGATGGGGTAGTTGACACCGCTAATGCTCCATTCATGATAGATTCTGGCTCAACCTATTGCGATTTTCCGAGCCAAATTATCACGAGCATTGCTGATCAAGCGGCTCCTGGTTATCAATATTCACAAGCTCTTGGAGGAAACGAAGTTCCTTGTTCTCTTAAGGACGATGGAAATAGCCTTCAACTTACCTTTGACAACAAAAAAATGATTGAAGTTCCATTCAAGGATTTAATTCTAGACAAGACAAACCCATCTACCGGGGCACCAGCATGTATCCTCAAGTTGGGCTACAGTGACTATTCTGTACTTGgtcttgacttcttgaaacatGCATACACTGTTTTCAATCTTGACGACAAGACTATTTCTCTAGCTCAAATGATTTACACTCAAGATGAAAATATTTCTGCTATTGAATGA